The Virgibacillus dokdonensis genome includes a window with the following:
- a CDS encoding acetyl-CoA carboxylase biotin carboxyl carrier protein subunit → MEVKATMAGSVWKITVEQGQTIEEGQDVVILESMKMEIPITAEQSGVVKALKVNEGDFVNEGDVIAIIE, encoded by the coding sequence ATGGAAGTAAAAGCAACGATGGCAGGAAGTGTTTGGAAGATAACGGTAGAACAAGGGCAAACAATAGAGGAAGGTCAAGATGTTGTTATCTTGGAATCTATGAAGATGGAAATACCTATTACAGCTGAACAGTCTGGAGTAGTAAAAGCGTTAAAAGTAAATGAGGGGGATTTTGTGAATGAAGGAGATGTTATTGCTATCATTGAATAA
- a CDS encoding acyl-CoA dehydrogenase family protein, whose protein sequence is MNFSFTEEQTMVKNMVRDFAESVIKPRAIEIDKTASFPIDIFKQIGELGLLGIPFPEKYGGSGGDTISYALAVEEIGRVCGSTGLSYAAAVSLGASPIYYFGTEAQKQQYLVPLAEGSTLGAFGLTEPNAGSDAGGTKTTAVVEGDEYVINGEKCYITNASYAKTIIVTAVTGKDDRGKNIISAIIVPTHTEGLTITSSYDKMGVRGSDTSEVLLDNVRVPTENLLGNPKKGFKQFLYTLDGGRISIAALGVGIAQASLEKALTYAKERKQFGKSISDFQAIQFKLADMAMEVELARNMVHKAAWLKDKDKAFGKEATYAKLYATETAFRSANQAIQIHGGYGYMREYEVERYLRDAKLLEIGEGTSEIQRLVIARHLGC, encoded by the coding sequence ATGAATTTTTCGTTTACCGAAGAACAAACAATGGTGAAAAATATGGTGCGGGATTTTGCTGAATCTGTCATCAAACCACGAGCAATTGAAATTGATAAAACAGCTTCTTTTCCAATTGATATTTTTAAACAAATAGGTGAGCTGGGATTGTTAGGGATCCCATTTCCTGAAAAATATGGTGGTTCTGGGGGAGATACAATTTCATATGCTTTAGCAGTGGAGGAAATTGGCCGCGTTTGTGGAAGCACAGGCTTAAGTTATGCAGCAGCTGTTTCATTAGGTGCTAGTCCGATTTATTATTTTGGAACAGAAGCACAAAAACAACAATATTTAGTCCCACTTGCTGAAGGTAGTACATTAGGGGCGTTTGGCTTAACCGAACCAAATGCTGGGTCAGATGCTGGGGGAACAAAGACGACAGCAGTAGTGGAAGGTGACGAATATGTTATAAATGGAGAAAAATGTTATATTACAAACGCAAGCTACGCTAAAACGATTATTGTAACCGCTGTAACAGGAAAAGATGATCGAGGGAAAAATATTATTTCTGCTATTATTGTTCCTACGCATACAGAAGGGCTCACGATTACAAGCAGTTATGACAAAATGGGTGTTCGTGGATCAGATACATCTGAAGTTTTATTGGATAATGTACGCGTTCCTACAGAAAATCTATTAGGGAATCCAAAAAAAGGATTTAAACAATTCCTATATACTTTAGATGGTGGCCGCATATCTATAGCTGCTCTCGGTGTAGGGATTGCTCAAGCCTCATTGGAGAAAGCGCTAACCTATGCAAAAGAACGAAAACAATTTGGTAAATCTATATCCGATTTTCAGGCGATTCAATTTAAGTTAGCTGATATGGCAATGGAAGTGGAGTTAGCTAGAAATATGGTACATAAAGCTGCCTGGTTAAAAGATAAAGACAAAGCATTTGGGAAAGAAGCTACTTATGCAAAGTTATATGCTACTGAAACTGCTTTTCGTTCAGCGAATCAAGCGATTCAGATTCATGGCGGTTATGGATATATGCGTGAATATGAAGTAGAACGCTATTTGCGCGATGCGAAATTACTTGAAATCGGAGAGGGTACTTCAGAAATTCAACGCTTAGTTATTGCTAGACACTTAGGTTGTTAA
- a CDS encoding enoyl-CoA hydratase: protein MDQNIELKKEASIAVIKINRPEAANALSQPLLKELQTTLHIIEQDHTVRCAIITGNGGKAFCAGADLKERANMNDQEVIAAVASISETINRIEELSIPVIAAMNGVAFGGGLELALACDIRIAADHVQMGLTETSLAIIPGAGGTQRLPRLIGMGQAKRLIFGAKRIDAEEAYRIGLIEEIVLESDLMTEANKLATTISRNGPVALRQAKTAINKGAETDLKTGLLIERLAYQQTIPTKDRMEGLHAFREKRLPKYEGN from the coding sequence GTGGATCAAAATATTGAATTAAAAAAGGAAGCATCCATTGCTGTAATAAAAATAAATCGGCCAGAAGCTGCAAATGCGCTATCACAGCCATTACTCAAAGAACTACAAACAACGCTCCATATCATTGAACAAGACCATACTGTTCGATGTGCCATTATTACTGGGAATGGTGGGAAAGCATTTTGTGCAGGAGCAGATTTAAAAGAGCGTGCGAATATGAATGATCAAGAAGTAATAGCTGCTGTTGCTAGTATTAGTGAAACAATAAATAGAATAGAAGAATTGTCTATACCAGTTATTGCTGCAATGAATGGGGTAGCATTTGGTGGTGGATTAGAATTAGCATTAGCATGTGATATTCGTATTGCTGCGGACCATGTGCAAATGGGGCTTACAGAAACTTCGCTCGCTATTATACCAGGAGCAGGCGGTACACAGCGTCTACCGCGATTGATAGGAATGGGGCAAGCGAAACGATTGATTTTTGGAGCGAAACGCATCGATGCGGAAGAAGCTTATCGAATCGGGTTAATAGAGGAAATCGTATTAGAAAGTGATTTAATGACAGAGGCTAATAAACTTGCAACAACTATTTCAAGGAATGGACCCGTTGCCCTTAGACAGGCTAAAACAGCTATAAATAAAGGTGCAGAAACCGATTTAAAAACAGGTTTGCTTATTGAAAGATTAGCCTATCAGCAAACAATTCCAACGAAAGATCGAATGGAAGGGTTACACGCCTTTCGTGAGAAAAGACTACCGAAATATGAGGGGAACTAA
- a CDS encoding acyl-CoA carboxylase subunit beta, with the protein MTHKNIYDEKVATIKSGGQEKYHRKNEEQGKLFVRKRLKRLLDEDLNIEDAFFANCMDGALPSDGVVTGIGKINGQSVCIMANDSTVKAGSWGKRTVEKIIRIQETALSLEIPMIYLVDSAGARITDQVEMFPGRRGAGRIFHNQIKLSGRVPQVCLLFGPSAAGGAYIPAFCDIVVMVDGNASMYLGSPRMAEKVIGEQVSLEEMGGANMHCSVSGVGDVLAKSEQEAIAYTQTYLSYFPANFRKKPNIEEAKATKQLKTTISDLIPENQNAAFNMYDLIDQIIDEDSFCEIKKKFAPELITGLARIDGRSIGIIANQPRMKGGVLFPDSADKAAKFMQLCDAFNIPLLFLVDVPGFMIGTKVERAGIIRHGAKMLATMSEATVPKISVIVRKAYGAGLYAMAGPAFEPDCCLALPTAQIAVMGPEAAVNAVYANKVQELPEDERPAFIKEKQAEYKENIDIYRLASEMVIDAIIDPEKLREELKTRFSIYESKNVTFTERKHGVYPV; encoded by the coding sequence ATGACTCATAAGAATATATATGATGAAAAAGTAGCTACTATTAAGAGTGGTGGACAAGAAAAATATCATCGTAAAAATGAGGAACAAGGTAAGTTGTTTGTACGTAAACGGTTAAAAAGGTTATTAGATGAAGATTTAAATATAGAAGATGCTTTTTTTGCAAATTGCATGGATGGTGCACTACCATCTGATGGTGTGGTTACAGGGATTGGGAAAATAAACGGCCAATCCGTTTGTATCATGGCAAATGATTCTACGGTCAAAGCTGGCTCATGGGGAAAGCGTACCGTGGAAAAAATCATTCGAATTCAAGAAACTGCTTTATCACTGGAAATTCCCATGATTTATCTAGTAGATTCTGCTGGTGCGAGAATTACAGATCAAGTAGAGATGTTTCCTGGAAGAAGAGGTGCCGGACGAATATTTCATAACCAGATAAAATTATCAGGTCGCGTGCCGCAAGTATGTCTATTGTTTGGCCCTTCTGCAGCAGGAGGCGCTTATATCCCTGCTTTTTGTGATATTGTCGTTATGGTTGATGGGAACGCTTCTATGTATTTAGGTTCACCACGAATGGCAGAAAAGGTTATTGGCGAGCAAGTTAGTTTAGAAGAAATGGGTGGAGCTAATATGCACTGCTCTGTTTCGGGGGTTGGTGATGTGTTAGCAAAGTCTGAGCAAGAAGCCATTGCATACACGCAAACTTACTTAAGTTATTTTCCAGCCAATTTTAGGAAGAAACCAAACATAGAAGAAGCAAAAGCAACAAAACAACTGAAAACAACTATTTCTGACTTAATTCCAGAGAATCAAAATGCTGCTTTTAACATGTATGATCTTATTGATCAAATTATAGATGAAGATAGCTTTTGTGAGATAAAGAAGAAGTTTGCGCCTGAACTAATTACGGGTCTAGCAAGAATAGACGGACGGTCTATTGGTATTATTGCCAATCAGCCAAGGATGAAAGGCGGTGTCTTATTTCCGGACTCAGCGGATAAGGCAGCCAAATTTATGCAACTCTGTGATGCATTTAATATCCCACTGTTATTCTTAGTAGATGTACCTGGATTTATGATTGGGACAAAAGTGGAACGCGCTGGCATCATTCGTCACGGAGCAAAGATGCTCGCGACAATGAGTGAAGCGACGGTTCCTAAGATCTCTGTTATCGTGCGGAAAGCATACGGAGCTGGATTATATGCTATGGCAGGACCAGCTTTTGAACCAGATTGCTGTTTAGCCTTACCTACTGCTCAAATTGCTGTTATGGGACCTGAAGCAGCAGTGAATGCCGTATATGCGAATAAGGTTCAGGAATTACCGGAAGATGAGCGACCGGCCTTTATTAAAGAAAAGCAGGCAGAGTATAAGGAGAATATTGATATTTACCGCTTAGCTTCAGAAATGGTAATTGATGCAATTATTGATCCAGAGAAGTTGCGAGAAGAATTAAAGACACGCTTTTCTATCTATGAATCAAAAAATGTAACATTTACGGAAAGAAAACATGGTGTATATCCGGTATAG
- a CDS encoding TetR/AcrR family transcriptional regulator, protein MRTDLREKIIQTSLLLFEKKGFHGVTVNEIVKDVETSKGGFYHHFTSKEELLYVIHDIFISYVLEKAEAANSSHTSPTDKLQAIIKDFVKVFDIYKPHISVFYQESIYLKPEYESLIKQKRDQFKQLIFDTIAEGQADGEFRDDLPVEIAGMAILGMVNWTYKWYQPTGKNTIDEISDIFIDLILQSIIPKEIELGEEKRGRYGSDTSR, encoded by the coding sequence ATAAGGACGGATTTACGAGAAAAGATTATTCAAACTTCATTACTGTTATTTGAAAAGAAAGGGTTTCATGGTGTAACGGTAAATGAAATTGTTAAGGATGTAGAAACGTCTAAAGGCGGCTTTTATCATCATTTTACTTCTAAGGAAGAATTGCTTTACGTCATTCATGATATATTTATTAGCTATGTATTGGAAAAAGCGGAAGCTGCAAATAGCAGTCATACTTCTCCAACAGATAAGCTGCAAGCGATTATTAAGGATTTTGTGAAAGTATTTGATATTTATAAACCGCATATTTCCGTTTTTTATCAGGAAAGTATCTATTTGAAGCCAGAATATGAATCTTTAATTAAACAAAAAAGAGACCAGTTTAAACAGTTGATTTTTGATACAATTGCTGAAGGTCAAGCAGATGGAGAATTTCGTGATGATTTACCTGTTGAAATAGCAGGAATGGCCATTTTAGGGATGGTGAATTGGACGTATAAGTGGTATCAGCCTACGGGGAAGAATACAATTGATGAAATTAGCGACATATTTATTGATCTTATTTTACAATCTATCATACCAAAAGAGATTGAATTAGGTGAGGAAAAAAGAGGACGTTATGGTTCCGACACTTCTCGATAA
- a CDS encoding acetyl-CoA carboxylase biotin carboxylase subunit, whose protein sequence is MINKLVIANRGEIAVRIIRTCKKLNIQTVSVYSEADKHAPHVKMADESYLIGPPRVQESYLNAEKVIAIAKEAKADAIHPGYGFLSENAGFAKQCEQAGFIFVGPRSQVIQKMGNKIEARSAMKEAGVPIVPGTEDAIVTVEDALLHANQISYPVMVKASAGGGGVGMQVVYKEAELAEAFTNNAKRAQSLFGDGAMFIEKKIDNARHIEVQVLADTYGNTIHLFERECSIQRRNQKVIEEAPSPFISEATRLEMGEKAVQATKALHYTNAGTIEFLVDEEENYYFLEMNTRIQVEHPITEEITGIDIVEKQLEIASGKRLNLTQQELSIQGHAIETRIYAEDPSTFFPSPGHIDIFQPPKGDGIRNEIAVGTNYDVTPFYDPMIAKLIVHGKTRDETIALLKEALGQYKVTGIKTNISMLLHVIEHEQFKAGNTTTNYLELYYK, encoded by the coding sequence ATGATAAATAAACTTGTTATTGCTAACAGAGGAGAAATTGCGGTACGGATTATCCGCACATGCAAAAAATTAAATATTCAAACGGTAAGTGTTTATTCCGAAGCTGATAAACACGCACCTCATGTAAAAATGGCAGATGAAAGTTATTTAATTGGCCCGCCACGTGTACAGGAAAGTTATTTAAATGCTGAAAAAGTCATTGCGATAGCGAAGGAAGCAAAAGCAGATGCTATACATCCAGGTTATGGATTTTTAAGTGAAAATGCTGGCTTTGCTAAGCAATGTGAACAAGCTGGATTTATCTTCGTTGGGCCTAGAAGTCAGGTTATTCAAAAAATGGGTAATAAGATTGAAGCTAGAAGCGCGATGAAGGAAGCGGGAGTTCCAATTGTTCCTGGAACAGAAGACGCCATTGTTACAGTGGAAGATGCTCTTTTACACGCTAATCAAATTAGTTACCCGGTGATGGTAAAGGCTTCTGCTGGAGGAGGTGGGGTTGGTATGCAAGTAGTGTATAAAGAAGCTGAGTTGGCAGAAGCATTTACGAACAATGCGAAACGAGCCCAAAGCTTATTTGGTGATGGAGCAATGTTTATTGAAAAAAAAATAGATAATGCCCGTCATATCGAAGTGCAAGTACTAGCTGACACTTATGGAAATACCATACATTTATTTGAGCGCGAATGCTCTATTCAACGGAGAAATCAAAAGGTGATTGAAGAAGCTCCGTCTCCATTTATATCCGAAGCAACTAGGCTAGAAATGGGTGAAAAAGCAGTTCAAGCAACGAAGGCTCTTCACTATACGAATGCTGGTACAATTGAATTTTTAGTGGATGAAGAGGAGAACTACTATTTTTTAGAAATGAATACACGTATTCAAGTAGAACATCCCATTACAGAAGAAATAACAGGAATAGACATTGTTGAAAAGCAATTAGAAATCGCTAGCGGCAAACGGTTGAACTTAACGCAACAAGAATTATCCATCCAAGGCCATGCAATTGAAACTCGGATATATGCGGAAGATCCGAGCACATTTTTTCCATCACCTGGGCATATTGATATATTTCAACCTCCGAAAGGGGACGGCATTCGTAATGAAATCGCTGTAGGTACGAATTATGATGTAACCCCATTTTATGATCCAATGATTGCAAAATTAATCGTTCACGGGAAAACACGGGATGAAACTATTGCTTTATTAAAAGAAGCACTAGGGCAATATAAGGTTACAGGAATAAAAACAAATATTTCAATGTTGTTGCATGTAATAGAGCACGAACAATTTAAAGCTGGAAATACGACCACGAATTACCTAGAATTATATTACAAATAA
- the parC gene encoding DNA topoisomerase IV subunit A yields MTQPGTFLDLPLEEVIGDRFGRYSKYIIQDRALPDARDGLKPVQRRILYAMHEEKNTHDKNFRKSAKTVGTVIGNYHPHGDSSVYEAMVRLSQDWKVRNVLVEMHGNNGSIDGDPPAAMRYTEARLSSIASELLRDIDKDTVDFISNFDDTDTEPVVLPAKFPNLLVNGSTGISAGYATDIPPHNLAEVLDAVILKIDKPTVTTEELMKVIKGPDFPTGGIIQGFDGIKKAYETGRGRIVVRGKTSIESLRGNREQIIIDEIPYEVNKANMVKKMDELRIDRKVEGIAEVRDETDRTGLRIVIELKKDVNAEGVLNYLFKNTDLQVTYHFNMVAIQDKTPKQLSLNQLLESYIAHQKEVVTRQTAFDLKKAKDRAHIVEGLIKAISILDEIIQTIRSSKDKQDAKQRLIATYSFTEAQAEAIVTLQLYRLTNTDITSLEQEANALQERIKELELILGSEKELLKTIKKDLRKIKKTYATPRLTVIEAEIEELKIDIEVMVASEDVLLSVTRDGYIKRTSLRSYSASNGEDFAMKEEDHLIRLIELNTTDKVLLFTNKGRYIYLPVHELPDIRWKDIGQHLSNIVTLEKEEKVIECLPIRQFHEGCYLLFFTKNGMVKRSQFHLYEAQRYAKPLIALNLKDGDEVINVHLTDGNQDVFVASDKGYGLWYHESEISVVGQRAAGVKAMQLKNDEHVVSGQIFDDLSEPSLVVLTQRGACKRMKLNMFEKTSRAKRGLQMLRELKSKPHRIRGFFLVNEQDTIQFKTKDEEVHHVFPLELSNSDRYSNGSFIIDADIHGEIIEAWKQVQYEQPFANSSET; encoded by the coding sequence TTGACTCAACCAGGAACATTTTTAGACCTTCCCTTAGAAGAAGTAATAGGCGATCGATTTGGAAGGTATAGTAAATATATTATTCAGGATAGAGCGTTACCTGATGCTAGAGATGGTTTAAAACCAGTACAACGTAGAATCCTTTACGCTATGCATGAAGAAAAAAATACACATGATAAAAATTTTCGAAAATCGGCAAAAACAGTAGGTACAGTAATCGGTAATTATCATCCACATGGCGATTCCTCGGTTTATGAGGCTATGGTTCGACTTAGTCAAGATTGGAAAGTAAGAAACGTTTTAGTTGAAATGCATGGAAATAATGGAAGTATTGATGGCGATCCACCTGCTGCCATGCGTTATACGGAAGCTAGATTGTCTAGCATCGCTTCTGAGCTACTGAGAGATATTGATAAAGATACCGTTGATTTTATTTCTAATTTTGATGATACCGATACAGAGCCCGTTGTTTTACCAGCAAAGTTTCCTAATTTGCTCGTAAATGGGTCAACTGGAATTTCTGCTGGATATGCAACAGATATACCACCGCATAATTTAGCAGAGGTGTTAGATGCCGTTATTCTTAAAATTGATAAGCCTACTGTTACTACGGAAGAATTAATGAAGGTTATAAAAGGGCCTGATTTTCCTACCGGAGGGATTATCCAAGGTTTTGATGGAATAAAAAAAGCGTATGAAACAGGTCGCGGAAGAATTGTAGTTCGTGGGAAAACAAGCATTGAAAGCCTACGGGGAAACCGTGAACAGATTATTATTGATGAAATCCCTTATGAAGTCAATAAAGCGAATATGGTTAAGAAAATGGATGAATTGCGCATTGACCGAAAAGTAGAAGGGATTGCTGAAGTTCGCGATGAGACAGATCGTACAGGATTACGAATTGTCATTGAATTAAAAAAAGACGTAAATGCAGAAGGTGTTTTAAATTATTTATTTAAAAATACAGACTTACAAGTAACCTATCATTTTAATATGGTTGCTATACAAGATAAAACACCTAAACAATTATCGTTAAACCAATTATTAGAGTCGTATATTGCCCATCAAAAAGAAGTCGTAACGAGGCAAACAGCTTTTGATCTAAAAAAAGCGAAAGATCGTGCTCATATCGTTGAAGGTTTGATTAAAGCTATCTCTATTCTTGATGAAATAATTCAAACGATCCGTTCATCCAAAGATAAACAGGATGCAAAGCAACGCCTTATCGCGACCTATTCCTTTACAGAAGCACAAGCTGAAGCCATTGTTACTTTGCAGTTATATAGATTAACAAATACAGATATTACTTCATTAGAGCAAGAGGCAAATGCTTTACAAGAACGAATTAAGGAATTGGAGCTTATTTTAGGCAGTGAAAAGGAACTTTTAAAAACAATTAAAAAAGACTTAAGGAAAATAAAAAAGACATATGCGACGCCACGTTTAACAGTTATTGAGGCTGAGATTGAAGAACTGAAAATTGATATTGAAGTGATGGTTGCAAGTGAAGATGTACTATTGTCAGTGACGAGAGATGGTTATATAAAACGGACGAGTTTACGTTCTTATAGTGCTTCCAACGGGGAAGATTTCGCTATGAAAGAAGAAGATCATCTAATTCGCTTGATAGAACTAAATACAACGGATAAAGTTCTCTTGTTCACAAATAAAGGTAGGTATATTTATTTACCTGTACATGAGTTACCGGATATTCGCTGGAAAGATATTGGACAGCATTTATCTAATATCGTAACCTTAGAAAAAGAAGAAAAAGTAATTGAATGTTTACCTATACGTCAATTTCATGAAGGTTGCTATTTATTGTTTTTTACCAAAAATGGTATGGTCAAAAGAAGCCAATTCCATCTTTATGAAGCACAAAGATATGCAAAGCCATTGATTGCACTTAACTTGAAAGATGGTGACGAAGTAATTAATGTCCATTTAACAGATGGAAATCAAGATGTATTTGTTGCTTCAGACAAAGGATATGGATTATGGTATCACGAATCCGAAATTTCAGTTGTTGGCCAACGTGCTGCTGGAGTAAAAGCAATGCAGTTAAAAAATGATGAACATGTAGTTAGTGGTCAAATATTTGATGATTTATCAGAGCCTTCTTTAGTTGTTTTAACGCAGCGCGGCGCTTGCAAGCGGATGAAGTTAAATATGTTTGAGAAAACAAGTCGAGCTAAAAGAGGTTTACAAATGCTTCGTGAACTGAAAAGTAAACCACATCGAATACGAGGCTTCTTTCTCGTTAACGAACAAGATACAATTCAATTTAAAACAAAAGATGAAGAAGTACATCACGTATTCCCATTAGAACTATCCAATAGTGATCGGTACAGTAACGGATCATTTATTATAGATGCTGATATTCATGGAGAAATTATCGAGGCATGGAAACAAGTCCAATATGAGCAGCCATTTGCAAATTCATCGGAAACTTAA
- a CDS encoding AMP-binding protein, with protein MTLLHETVGELLEKQVKYFPNHEAIIYPELNLRKTYEEFNKEVNEAAKGLMALGISKGDHVAIWSDNKPEWLTTQFSTAKIGAVLVTVNTNYQANELEYLLKQSEASTLIMAENYKGTSYLEVLRNICPELDNATPGNIKSKVLPKLKNIIVLSETDYAFAYKWIDIMHAGKGIAEQDLTERKASLAMHDVINMQYTSGTTGFPKGVMLTHYNIVNNGKQIADCMKLTESDRLCIPVPFFHCFGCVLGVLAAVSKGATMVLVEKFDPEKVLKTVSQERCTALHGVPTMFIAELNHPNFERYDLSSLRTGIMSGSPCPMEVMTKVMERMGADEITIAYGQTEASPVITQTKTDDAIELRVSTVGMPHPNVEIKIVIPGTNKEQKRGVPGELLTRGYHVMKGYYNNPEATKQAIDEEGWLHTGDLALLREDGYLEITGRMKDMIIRGGENIYPREIEEFLYQHSDILDVQIVGVPDEKYGEEIMAWIIPKKESTISEADIRIFCEGNISWHKIPKYIAFVDEYPMTASGKIQKYRLKEMAMQKLVE; from the coding sequence ATGACGCTTTTACATGAAACTGTTGGGGAACTTTTAGAGAAACAAGTAAAATATTTTCCGAATCATGAAGCAATTATCTACCCAGAATTAAACCTTAGAAAAACATATGAGGAATTTAATAAGGAGGTAAATGAAGCAGCCAAAGGTTTAATGGCTTTAGGAATAAGTAAGGGAGACCATGTGGCAATTTGGTCGGACAATAAACCTGAATGGCTAACGACCCAATTTTCAACCGCTAAAATAGGGGCTGTATTAGTAACCGTAAATACGAACTACCAAGCTAATGAGCTAGAATATTTATTAAAACAATCCGAGGCTTCTACTTTAATTATGGCTGAAAATTATAAAGGGACGTCTTATTTGGAAGTTTTAAGAAATATTTGTCCAGAACTGGATAACGCGACACCAGGGAACATAAAATCAAAAGTTTTACCAAAACTAAAAAACATTATCGTTTTAAGTGAAACGGATTATGCTTTTGCGTATAAATGGATCGATATCATGCATGCAGGAAAAGGCATAGCAGAACAAGACCTAACGGAACGAAAAGCAAGTTTAGCAATGCATGACGTTATTAATATGCAATATACTTCTGGAACAACTGGATTTCCCAAAGGTGTGATGCTGACACATTATAATATTGTTAATAATGGGAAGCAAATTGCTGATTGTATGAAGTTGACTGAATCAGATCGGTTATGTATCCCCGTCCCCTTTTTTCACTGTTTTGGTTGTGTTCTAGGAGTCTTAGCTGCCGTTTCCAAAGGAGCTACAATGGTTTTAGTAGAGAAATTTGACCCAGAAAAAGTACTAAAGACAGTTTCTCAAGAAAGATGCACCGCTTTACATGGTGTGCCAACGATGTTTATTGCTGAACTGAATCACCCTAATTTCGAACGGTATGATTTGTCTAGTTTAAGAACAGGGATCATGTCAGGGTCGCCTTGTCCAATGGAAGTTATGACGAAAGTAATGGAAAGAATGGGCGCAGATGAAATAACAATCGCATATGGGCAAACCGAAGCTTCACCTGTAATTACACAAACGAAGACAGATGACGCTATAGAGTTACGAGTGAGCACGGTCGGGATGCCTCATCCTAATGTTGAAATAAAAATCGTCATTCCAGGAACAAATAAAGAACAAAAACGTGGAGTTCCTGGAGAATTGTTGACAAGAGGTTATCATGTGATGAAGGGATATTATAACAATCCCGAAGCTACTAAGCAGGCAATAGATGAGGAAGGTTGGCTACACACTGGAGATTTAGCTTTGCTTCGAGAAGATGGTTATTTAGAAATAACGGGAAGAATGAAAGATATGATTATCCGTGGAGGGGAAAATATTTATCCACGAGAAATTGAAGAATTTTTATATCAGCATTCAGATATACTTGATGTGCAAATTGTTGGTGTCCCTGACGAAAAATATGGCGAAGAGATAATGGCATGGATTATTCCCAAAAAAGAGAGTACTATTTCTGAAGCCGATATACGCATTTTTTGTGAAGGGAATATATCATGGCATAAAATACCAAAGTATATTGCTTTTGTGGATGAGTATCCGATGACGGCAAGTGGAAAGATTCAAAAATACCGCTTGAAAGAAATGGCGATGCAAAAGTTAGTTGAATAG